From Triticum urartu cultivar G1812 chromosome 2, Tu2.1, whole genome shotgun sequence, a single genomic window includes:
- the LOC125536630 gene encoding uncharacterized protein LOC125536630, translated as MGCARTVKAGAAAAAAVLVAAGVRMVGPAAAGFVAEEIPRAQAAAATWLTPPYLYLVINAIIISIAASSKFQTSRASGSHAAVGTEPVPVPSPGLAMPMEVSAPAVTMAMTVPVPEPRVPEAVPMVKTPPAPVPAPEMEEEGDFLISRSAWTPQRRVTETEVEVAPFADLTNKREKPLSSARFGRKAAKPSPEGSRALRVSRPRREDTLESTWKAITEGRAPPLARHLKKSDTFDTRPGRRPSGGGEEAAPPAATMRKAETFNDPAAAVAGAGERKVRREPSLGQDELNRRVEAFINKFNMEMRLQRQESLKHYSEMVGSGGGRY; from the exons ATGGGGTGCGCGCGGACGGTGAAGGCCggggcggcggccgcggcggccGTGCTGGTGGCCGCCGGGGTGAGGATGGtggggccggcggcggcggggttcGTGGCGGAGGAGATCCCGCGCGCGCAGGCCGCGGCGGCCACCTGGCTCACGCCGCCCTACCTGTACCTCGTCATCAACGCCATCATCATCTCCATCGCCGCGTCCTCCAAGTTCCAGACCAGCCGCGCGTCGGGCTCCCACGCCGCTGTGGGGACGGAGCCGGTTCCAGTGCCTTCCCCGGGATTGGCCATGCCGATGGAGGTGAGTGCACCTGCAGTCACCATGGCGATGACGGTGCCCGTTCCGGAGCCGCGTGTTCCGGAGGCCGTGCCGATGGTCAAGACGCCCCCTGCGCCGGTGCCGGCGCCGGagatggaggaggagggggactTCCTGATTTCAAGATCTGCATGGACGCCGCAGCGGAGGGTCACGGAGACGGAGGTCGAGGTGGCGCCGTTCGCGGACCTGACGAACAAGAGGGAGAAGCCGCTGTCGTCTGCGCGGTTCGGCCGTAAGGCGGCCAAGCCCAGCCCAGAAG GCAGCAGGGCGCTGCGGGTGTCGCGGCCGCGGAGGGAGGACACTCTGGAGAGCACGTGGAAGGCCATCACGGAGGGGCGGGCGCCGCCGCTGGCGCGACACCTCAAGAAGTCGGACACCTTCGACACCCGCCCGGGCCGCCGTccgtccggcggcggcgaggaggcggcgcccCCCGCGGCGACGATGCGCAAGGCGGAGACGTTCAACGACCCCGCCGCGGCCGTGGCCGGCGCAGGCGAGAGGAAGGTTCGGCGCGAGCCGTCGCTGGGGCAGGACGAGCTGAACCGGCGTGTGGAGGCCTTCATCAACAAGTTCAACATGGAGATGCGGCTGCAGCGGCAGGAGTCGCTGAAGCACTACAGCGAGATggtcggcagcggcggcggccgtTACTGA